The bacterium genome includes a window with the following:
- a CDS encoding PorV/PorQ family protein codes for MKKVFAFLILTGFCLAKTPGESGLAFLKLERDPLGFFENPASLVDKGRSAGFMYSMPLNEVKGLKQGLVNVSYSLKNGVIGGEVIYFGYGEMDEYNNSGRRTGRSWSAYDLCASLSYAREMFGLKLGGALKAISSKIDTAKGGAFALDLGAIANPCPGLEVGGSLKNLGTKIKYDNDKFSLPLSFNISSSYNIPLLAKIKGELSIPNDSDPYISLGIEKEFAKVLNLRLGYSTRKMAGSGILAGFGIEYLSYSFDYLFKPYGDLGDSHILSMGVRF; via the coding sequence ATGAAAAAGGTATTTGCCTTTTTGATTTTAACAGGTTTTTGCTTAGCAAAGACACCCGGGGAGAGTGGATTGGCTTTTCTTAAGCTGGAAAGAGACCCCTTGGGATTTTTTGAAAATCCCGCATCTTTGGTAGATAAAGGAAGGTCAGCGGGTTTTATGTACTCAATGCCATTGAATGAGGTAAAAGGGCTTAAGCAGGGGCTAGTAAATGTATCCTATTCGTTAAAGAACGGCGTAATCGGTGGAGAGGTAATTTATTTTGGCTATGGCGAGATGGATGAATACAATAATTCTGGAAGAAGGACAGGAAGAAGCTGGTCTGCCTATGACCTTTGTGCAAGCCTCTCTTATGCAAGGGAAATGTTTGGCTTAAAGCTTGGCGGCGCTCTTAAGGCAATAAGCTCAAAGATTGATACGGCAAAGGGAGGTGCCTTTGCCCTTGATCTTGGTGCAATAGCTAACCCTTGTCCAGGGTTAGAAGTTGGAGGAAGCCTAAAGAATTTAGGAACAAAGATAAAATATGATAACGATAAATTTTCGCTTCCCTTAAGCTTCAATATTTCTTCATCCTATAACATTCCATTATTGGCAAAGATAAAGGGAGAGTTGAGTATTCCCAATGATTCTGACCCTTATATTTCTTTGGGAATAGAAAAGGAATTTGCAAAGGTCTTAAATTTAAGATTAGGCTATTCTACAAGAAAGATGGCAGGTTCGGGAATATTAGCTGGCTTTGGAATAGAATATTTGTCTTATTCATTTG